A part of Aegilops tauschii subsp. strangulata cultivar AL8/78 chromosome 2, Aet v6.0, whole genome shotgun sequence genomic DNA contains:
- the LOC109781929 gene encoding cold-responsive protein kinase 1 translates to MAARDTSSIFLILIIALVIVIVILLGICWRFLGPGIMRRLLRPRRCPSEVPEYFSGNMSGNLRTITYFDYVTLKKATKDFHQKNQLGRGGFGPVYLGKLDDGRKVAVKQLSVGKSGQGESEFFMEVNMITSIQHKNLVRLVGCCSEGTERLLVYEYMKNKSLDKILFAAADAPAPALPSLDWRTRHQIIIGIGRGLQYLHEESNLRIVHRDIKASNILLDDKFQPKISDFGLARFFPEDQTYLSTAFAGTLGYTAPEYAIRGELTVKADTYSFGVLVLEIISSRKNTDLNLPNEMQYLPEHAWRLYEQSKILELVDARVQGGEGFDQKEVMQVCQIALLCVQPYPNSRPAMSEVVRMLTMKTDQSIPAPAKPAFLDRKNLNGDRDAASSDTATMEMMRSPAGYWMMTPSPMLEVDRPYDMSFGK, encoded by the exons ATGGCAGCCCGAGACACCAGTTCAATCTTCCTCATCCTGATCATCGCCCTCGTCATAGTCATCGTGATCCTGCTCGGGATCTGCTGGAGGTTCCTCGGACCGGGCATCATGAGGAGACTGCTGAGGCCGAGGAGATGTCCTTCAG AGGTGCCCGAGTACTTCAGCGGCAACATGAGCGGCAACCTGCGCACCATCACCTACTTCGACTACGTGACGCTCAAGAAGGCCACCAAGGATTTCCACCAGAAAAACCAGCTGGGGAGAGGAGGATTTGGCCCTGTTTACCTG GGGAAGCTTGACGACGGGAGGAAAGTGGCGGTGAAGCAGCTGAGCGTGGGCAAGTCGGGGCAGGGCGAGTCGGAGTTTTTCATGGAGGTGAACATGATCACCAGCATCCAGCACAAGAACCTGGTCCGCCTCGTCGGCTGCTGCTCCGAGGGCACGGAGCGCCTGCTCGTCTACGAGTACATGAAGAACAAGAGCCTCGACAAGATCCTCTTCGCGGCGGCCgacgcgccggcgccggcgctgcCGTCCCTGGACTGGCGCACCCGGCACCAGATCATCATCGGCATCGGCCGCGGCTTGCAGTACCTGCACGAGGAGTCCAACCTGCGCATCGTCCACCGCGACATCAAGGCCAGCAACATCCTCCTCGACGACAAGTTCCAGCCCAAGATCAGCGACTTCGGCCTCGCCCGCTTCTTCCCCGAGGACCAGACCTACCTCAGCACCGCCTTCGCCGGCACGCT GGGGTACACGGCGCCGGAGTACGCCATCAGAGGGGAGCTCACGGTGAAGGCCGACACGTACAGCTTCGGCGTGCTGGTGCTGGAGATCATCAGCAGCCGGAAGAACACCGACCTCAACCTCCCCAACGAGATGCAGTACCTGCCCGAACAC GCGTGGAGGCTGTACGAGCAGTCAAAGATCCTGGAGCTGGTGGACGCCAGGGTGCAGGGCGGCGAGGGGTTCGACCAGAAGGAGGTGATGCAGGTGTGCCAGATCGCGCTGCTCTGCGTGCAGCCGTACCCGAACTCGAGGCCGGCCATGTCGGAGGTGGTGCGCATGCTCACCATGAAGACCGACCAGTCCATCCCGGCGCCCGCCAAGCCGGCGTTCCTCGACAGGAAAAACCTCAACGGCGACAGGGACGCCGCGTCCTCGGACACCGCCACCATGGAGATGATGAGGTCGCCGGCGGGGTACTGGATGATGACGCCCTCGCCCATGCTCGAGGTCGACAGGCCCTACGACATGAGCTTCGGCAAATGA